The following are from one region of the Biomphalaria glabrata chromosome 12, xgBioGlab47.1, whole genome shotgun sequence genome:
- the LOC129922090 gene encoding alpha-1A adrenergic receptor-like: protein MDQDLGSVLDDQLLPSNKSDVFVISQSASSAGDLISDEEFNNFNIYFLQMSLSLVSSVGIVTNVMNVMVYWKHVPRYGVTSTFIFLSVSDVASCVFSLLSICCYVIQGHWPIRSVNMLAIQYAYLGYSRGCAYVISTCLTVYLSVERCFCIKFPLNVKVILAPHRSLLIKFSIVVFGLACFTPAWATQGLQVVFDTTTNETHLDLWLADCRREIDLFVDTFAGVVIPTVAQVVITVCAVFIINGLKSSAEFRQVASGKQIRSKLGEKTLLEDLGDKAQTIMTSKEAKAAKVVVLVAVLFFACNVPVLLVAYTRMFITELDFGKMYYKLYNVLYTVVYASGLVNACVNIVIYYTVSAKFKSVFLSLFCKS, encoded by the exons ATGGATCAGGACCTTGGAAG CGTTCTGGATGATCAGTTGTTGCCAAGCAACAAGTCAGATGTCTTCGTGATTAGCCAATCAGCTAGCAGCGCCGGTGATTTGATCAGCGATGAGGAATTTAACaactttaacatttattttctcCAGATGTCACTTTCTTTGGTTTCTTCAGTTGGTATCGTGACAAATGTCATGAATGTCATGGTCTACTGGAAGCATGTACCGAGGTACGGGGTCACGTCTACATTTATTTTCCTGTCTGTGTCTGACGTAGCTAGCTGCGTGTTCTCTTTGCTTAGCATTTGTTGCTATGTTATCCAGGGTCACTGGCCCATCAGGAGCGTAAATATGCTGGCTATCCAGTACGCATACCTTGGTTATAGCCGGGGGTGTGCATACGTCATTTCTACCTGCCTTACGGTCTACCTATCAGTGGAGCGCTGTTTTTGCATCAAATTCCCGCTTAATGTCAAGGTTATCCTTGCCCCGCACCGCTCTTTGCTCATTAAATTTTCCATCGTGGTCTTTGGTCTTGCTTGTTTCACTCCAGCCTGGGCCACACAAGGCCTGCAGGTCGTCTTCGACACTACCACCAACGAAACTCACCTTGACCTTTGGCTGGCTGACTGCAGGCGAGAGATCGACCTTTTTGTTGACACGTTTGCCGGAGTCGTGATACCGACCGTCGCCCAAGTCGTGATAACTGTCTGTGCTGTTTTTATCATCAACGGCCTAAAATCGTCCGCTGAATTTCGACAGGTCGCCTCCGGAAAACAAATAAGGTCCAAACTGGGAGAGAAAACTTTGCTCGAAGACTTGGGCGACAAAGCGCAGACGATCATGACGTCAAAGGAAGCCAAAGCAGCAAAAGTTGTAGTCCTTGTAGCCGTCCTCTTCTTCGCCTGCAATGTCCCAGTTCTGCTGGTGGCCTACACAAGGATGTTTATCACTGAGCTTGACTTTGGTAAAATGTATTACAAACTATACAATGTACTCTACACCGTGGTCTACGCCTCTGGGCTGGTCAACGCCTGCGTGAACATTGTGATCTACTATACAGTTAGCGCCAAATTCAAGTCagtatttctctctctattctgtaaatcttaa